A stretch of Vigna angularis cultivar LongXiaoDou No.4 chromosome 4, ASM1680809v1, whole genome shotgun sequence DNA encodes these proteins:
- the LOC108321828 gene encoding two-on-two hemoglobin-3, translating into MQSLQQKASEWSGVSTDDAFAIDDGDLFHTLGLQTFVTLSTNFYNRVYDDDQDWFRSIFGNSDKETAIQNQYEFLVQRMGGPPLYSQRRGHPALIARHRPFPVTHEAAERWLHHMGQALDSTSAIDDDSKIKLTNFFRHTAYFLVAGVERKDQHHHTPCKDAALKQHPCKNF; encoded by the exons ATGCAGAGTCTGCAGCAGAAGGCCTCTGAATGGAGTGGAGTTTCCACAGATGATGCTTTTGCTATCGACGACGGCGATTTGTTTCACACTCTTGGCCTCCAAACCTTCGTTACACTCTCTACCAATTTCTACAACAG GGTATATGATGATGATCAAGACTGGTTTCGTTCAATATTTGGGAATTCAGACAAGGAAACGGCAATTCAGAACCAGTACGAATTCCTCGTCCAGAGGATGGGAGGTCCTCCTCTCTATTCTCAAAGAAGAG GGCACCCTGCTCTAATTGCTCGACATCGACCATTTCCTGTGACACATGAAGCTGCTGAGAGGTGGCTACATCATATGGGACAAGCATTGGACAGTACCTCAGCTATAGATGATGATTCAAAGATCAAACTCACGAACTTTTTCAG GCACACTGCATATTTCCTTGTGGCTGGAGTTGAGCGAAAGGATCAACACCATCACACACCATGCAAGGATGCTGCCCTGAAGCAACACCCATGTAAAAACTTCTAG